In one window of Agromyces badenianii DNA:
- a CDS encoding MFS transporter: MASYSDLLKTSGVARIIAAQLTARFPSGMLSLAFLLHVEQQTGSYGSAGLVLAATSIGQAVAGPLTSRLMGRFGMRPVLITTLVVCVAAIVAIAVLPLTVPLYMVIGLVAGLSTPPVQPAVRTIYPKMVNSRQLTPLFSLDASAQEIIWVVGPVVTTFVATQIGTVWAILLAAVLMVIGGIWFISSPELGRVRIPRSKRRLGVVLGRPPVLLATIVGFLLIGACAAIEAGVVAVFGHDGAEAGIVLAIFSVGSLAGGLFLGHVPIGPWSTARRMFIVFAGTALAAGLMDFWWLSATLFIAGIGIAPALAVLFAIVSASVKFSDTAEAYGWVGTGQLIGAALGSALAGFLIDGYGAQGAFWAAAVLALFGFIVPVIGRRWHPDLRGRDASPIPDTEPVPMQPS; encoded by the coding sequence GTGGCAAGCTACTCCGATCTGCTCAAGACCTCTGGCGTCGCCCGTATCATCGCCGCGCAACTGACGGCACGGTTCCCCTCGGGAATGCTCTCGCTCGCGTTCCTGCTGCACGTCGAGCAGCAGACGGGCTCATACGGTTCGGCGGGGCTCGTGCTGGCGGCCACCTCGATCGGCCAGGCCGTCGCCGGCCCCTTGACGAGCCGGCTCATGGGGCGCTTCGGCATGCGCCCCGTGCTCATCACGACGCTCGTCGTCTGCGTCGCGGCGATCGTGGCGATCGCGGTGCTGCCGCTGACCGTTCCCCTCTACATGGTGATCGGGCTCGTCGCCGGACTCTCGACCCCGCCGGTGCAGCCGGCCGTGCGCACGATCTATCCGAAGATGGTGAACTCGCGCCAGCTCACCCCGCTCTTCTCGCTCGACGCCTCGGCGCAGGAGATCATCTGGGTCGTCGGCCCCGTCGTCACGACCTTCGTCGCGACGCAGATCGGCACCGTCTGGGCGATCCTCCTCGCCGCCGTGCTCATGGTCATCGGCGGCATCTGGTTCATCTCCTCGCCCGAGCTCGGGCGCGTCCGCATCCCGCGGTCGAAGCGACGGCTCGGCGTCGTGCTCGGCCGGCCGCCGGTGCTGCTCGCGACCATCGTCGGCTTCCTGCTGATCGGCGCGTGCGCCGCGATCGAGGCGGGCGTCGTCGCCGTGTTCGGGCACGACGGGGCCGAGGCCGGCATCGTGCTCGCGATCTTCTCGGTGGGATCGCTCGCGGGCGGCCTCTTCCTCGGACACGTGCCGATCGGGCCATGGTCGACCGCGCGCCGCATGTTCATCGTGTTCGCCGGCACGGCGCTCGCGGCCGGCCTCATGGACTTCTGGTGGCTCTCCGCCACCCTCTTCATCGCGGGCATCGGCATCGCCCCGGCGCTCGCCGTGCTCTTCGCGATCGTCTCGGCGAGCGTGAAGTTCTCCGACACGGCCGAGGCGTACGGCTGGGTGGGCACGGGCCAGCTCATCGGCGCCGCGCTCGGCTCGGCGCTCGCAGGCTTCCTCATCGACGGATACGGCGCGCAGGGCGCGTTCTGGGCCGCCGCGGTGCTCGCCCTCTTCGGATTCATCGTTCCGGTGATCGGCCGGCGCTGGCACCCCGACCTGCGCGGCCGTGACGCGAGCCCCATTCCCGACACCGAACCGGTGCCGATGCAACCCAGCTGA
- the hrpA gene encoding ATP-dependent RNA helicase HrpA — protein sequence MPDAITYPAELPVSRQREEIARAIRENQVVIVAGATGSGKTTQLPKICLELGRESIGHTQPRRLAARTIAERIAEELGEEVGGLVGYQVRFTDKATASTRIKLMTDGILLNEMHHDRMLRRYDTIIIDEAHERSLNIDFLLGYLKQLLPKRPDLKVIVTSATIDPESFARHFADATGAPAPIIEVSGRTYPVEIRYRPLVAEESASDDPDEPTGSAAGGRAAADDKDYLQGIIEALDELDRESRGDVLVFLSGENEIRDAEEAVRGHYAGRGASVTEVLPLYGRLSAADQHRVFQPSKVAGVRRRVVLATNVAETSLTVPGIKYVIDAGTARISRYSVRSKVQRLPIEAISQASANQRSGRSGRTSDGIAIRLYSEDDFARRPEFTEPEVLRTNLAAVILQMISLGLGDIEAFPFLTPPDARGVKDGVELLRELGAVDAAAGAAAGNRLTRVGRALAKLPIEPRFGRMVVESKQHGVSREVLAIVAGLTIQDPRERPLERRQQADERHARFVDPTSDFITLLNLWNHLETQQRELGSSAFRRMCKNEFLNYLRVREWNDVYRQLRQMARPLGLTVDDQAPGGGTAPDADRIHKSLLAGLLSHIGLKDAPASSQQPAARGGSGASGGRKPKGEYLGARQSRFLIFPGSALAKKQPDAIMSAELVETSRLFARMNAAIDPAWAEPLAGSLVKRSHSEPHWEKRQGSAVAYEKVTLYGVPIVARRRIQLARIDQAYARELFIRHALVDGDWPNDIRRDRLFDFDRRNRALRAELEAVEERSRRRDILFDDEAVFEFYDARIPADVTSTRLFETWWRATKQQSPELLTMTAEALSPEDAPGIDEDAFPPSWQQDDQTLALRYRFEPGAADDGVTVQVPLVLLARLRPEGFDRQVPGLRTELVTAMIKALPKVIRRNVVPAADWAAKIVAELGESDAPAGASFADEVAAVIKRLTHTPVTGADFAMDRIPPHLQMSFRVVDGRGKQLAVGKDLRSLQAQLADRARDAVADTFAKPARGERGPRGPRSVDAAGAPTPGAVAASGERPGAGIERSGLTSWDFAELPRFVDTTVGGNRVRAYPALIDDGTAVSIRLLATPEEQARAMPGGIRRLLMLATPSPVNYVQQHLTGNEKLILATSPYPSTTALFADCLVACINDVLYRVAADGMLFTKLEFDTVRDRVSGVVMDTMFETVGLVARTLTALRAAEKAVKSATSMALLPALSDAKEQIAGLVFPGFVSRTGLERLRHVPRYLEGVTMRVGKLVDNPGRDRVWMNEVQTALSRFADAGGTIPLAPDAPANLVRARWLIEELRISLFAQELRAAESVSLQRITKLLAQPTASIG from the coding sequence GTGCCTGACGCGATCACCTACCCCGCCGAGCTGCCGGTCTCCCGGCAGCGAGAGGAGATCGCGCGCGCCATCCGCGAGAACCAGGTCGTGATCGTCGCCGGGGCGACGGGCTCCGGCAAGACCACGCAGCTGCCGAAGATCTGCCTCGAGCTCGGCCGGGAGTCCATCGGCCACACCCAGCCGCGGCGGCTCGCCGCACGCACGATCGCCGAGCGCATCGCCGAGGAACTCGGCGAGGAGGTCGGCGGGCTCGTCGGCTACCAGGTGCGCTTCACCGACAAGGCCACGGCGTCGACGCGCATCAAGCTGATGACCGACGGCATCCTGCTGAACGAGATGCACCACGACCGGATGCTGCGTCGGTACGACACGATCATCATCGACGAGGCGCACGAACGCAGCCTCAACATCGACTTCCTCCTCGGCTACCTCAAGCAGCTGCTGCCGAAGCGCCCCGACCTCAAGGTCATCGTCACGAGTGCGACGATCGACCCCGAGAGCTTCGCGCGGCACTTCGCGGATGCCACCGGCGCGCCGGCCCCGATCATCGAGGTCTCGGGGCGCACCTACCCGGTCGAGATCCGGTACCGACCGCTCGTCGCGGAGGAATCGGCGAGCGACGATCCAGATGAGCCGACCGGATCGGCCGCGGGCGGCCGGGCCGCGGCCGACGACAAGGACTACCTGCAGGGCATCATCGAGGCGCTCGACGAACTCGACCGCGAGTCCCGCGGCGACGTGCTCGTCTTCCTCTCGGGCGAGAACGAGATCCGCGACGCCGAAGAGGCGGTGCGCGGCCACTACGCCGGCCGCGGGGCATCCGTCACCGAGGTGCTGCCCCTCTACGGCCGCCTCTCGGCAGCCGATCAGCACCGGGTGTTCCAGCCGTCGAAGGTGGCCGGCGTGCGCCGCCGCGTCGTGCTCGCGACGAACGTCGCCGAGACGAGCCTCACGGTGCCGGGCATCAAGTACGTGATCGATGCGGGCACCGCGCGCATCAGCCGCTACTCGGTGCGATCGAAGGTGCAGCGGCTGCCGATCGAGGCGATCTCGCAGGCCTCGGCGAACCAGCGCTCCGGTCGCTCGGGCCGCACGAGCGACGGCATCGCGATCCGCCTCTACTCCGAAGACGACTTCGCCCGGCGCCCCGAGTTCACCGAGCCCGAGGTGCTGCGCACCAACCTCGCCGCCGTCATCCTGCAGATGATCTCCCTCGGTCTCGGCGACATCGAGGCGTTCCCGTTCCTCACGCCGCCTGACGCGCGCGGCGTGAAGGACGGCGTCGAGCTGCTGCGCGAACTCGGCGCCGTCGACGCTGCTGCGGGCGCAGCAGCCGGCAACCGCTTGACGAGAGTCGGGCGGGCGCTCGCGAAACTGCCGATCGAACCCCGATTCGGCCGCATGGTCGTCGAGTCGAAGCAGCACGGCGTCAGCCGGGAGGTGCTCGCGATCGTCGCGGGGCTCACGATCCAGGATCCGCGCGAGCGACCGCTCGAGCGACGCCAGCAGGCCGACGAGCGGCATGCCCGTTTCGTCGACCCGACGAGCGACTTCATCACGCTCCTGAACCTCTGGAACCACCTCGAGACGCAGCAGCGCGAACTCGGCTCGAGCGCATTCCGGCGCATGTGCAAGAACGAGTTCCTGAACTACCTGCGCGTGCGCGAGTGGAACGACGTGTACCGCCAGCTGCGGCAGATGGCGCGGCCGCTCGGCCTCACGGTCGACGACCAGGCGCCCGGCGGCGGGACCGCGCCCGATGCCGACCGCATCCACAAATCGCTCCTCGCGGGCCTGCTCAGCCACATCGGCCTGAAGGACGCCCCGGCGAGCTCGCAACAGCCGGCCGCACGCGGCGGCAGCGGGGCATCCGGCGGCCGGAAGCCCAAGGGCGAGTACCTCGGCGCCCGGCAGTCCCGATTCCTGATCTTCCCCGGCTCTGCGCTCGCGAAGAAGCAGCCCGACGCGATCATGAGCGCCGAGCTCGTCGAGACGAGTCGCCTCTTCGCCCGCATGAACGCCGCGATCGACCCGGCCTGGGCGGAACCGCTCGCCGGATCCCTCGTCAAGCGCAGCCACAGCGAGCCCCACTGGGAGAAGCGGCAGGGCTCCGCCGTCGCCTACGAGAAGGTCACGCTCTACGGCGTGCCGATCGTCGCCCGTCGGCGCATCCAGCTCGCCCGCATCGACCAGGCGTACGCCCGCGAGCTCTTCATCCGGCACGCGCTCGTCGACGGCGACTGGCCGAACGACATCCGCCGCGACCGGCTCTTCGACTTCGACCGCAGGAACCGCGCGCTCCGCGCCGAGCTCGAGGCGGTCGAGGAGCGGAGCCGGCGACGCGACATCCTCTTCGACGACGAGGCCGTCTTCGAGTTCTACGATGCGCGCATCCCGGCCGACGTCACCTCGACCCGGCTCTTCGAGACCTGGTGGCGGGCGACGAAGCAGCAGTCGCCCGAACTGCTCACGATGACCGCCGAGGCGCTCAGTCCCGAGGACGCCCCCGGGATCGACGAGGACGCCTTCCCGCCGAGCTGGCAGCAGGACGACCAGACGCTCGCGCTGCGCTACCGCTTCGAGCCCGGCGCAGCCGACGACGGCGTCACGGTGCAGGTGCCGCTCGTGCTGCTCGCGCGGCTCCGCCCGGAGGGGTTCGACCGGCAGGTGCCGGGCCTGCGCACCGAACTCGTCACCGCGATGATCAAGGCCCTGCCGAAGGTGATCCGGCGTAACGTCGTTCCCGCGGCGGACTGGGCCGCGAAGATCGTGGCCGAGCTGGGCGAGTCGGATGCCCCGGCGGGAGCGTCGTTCGCCGACGAGGTCGCCGCCGTCATCAAGCGCCTGACGCACACCCCCGTGACGGGCGCCGACTTCGCGATGGATCGGATCCCGCCGCACCTGCAGATGTCGTTCCGTGTCGTCGACGGCCGCGGCAAGCAGCTCGCGGTGGGCAAGGACCTGCGGTCGCTGCAGGCACAGCTCGCCGATCGGGCGCGCGACGCCGTCGCCGACACCTTCGCGAAGCCCGCCCGCGGCGAGCGCGGACCCCGCGGCCCGCGGTCGGTCGACGCCGCGGGAGCTCCCACCCCCGGCGCGGTCGCCGCGTCGGGCGAACGCCCAGGGGCCGGCATCGAGCGCAGCGGGCTCACGAGCTGGGACTTCGCCGAGCTGCCGCGCTTCGTCGACACGACCGTCGGCGGCAACCGGGTGCGCGCCTACCCCGCGCTCATCGACGACGGCACGGCCGTGAGCATCAGGCTGCTCGCGACCCCCGAGGAGCAGGCGCGGGCGATGCCCGGGGGCATCCGTCGCCTGCTCATGCTCGCAACGCCCTCGCCCGTCAACTACGTGCAGCAGCACCTGACCGGCAATGAGAAGCTCATCCTCGCGACGAGCCCGTACCCGAGCACGACGGCTCTCTTCGCCGACTGCCTGGTGGCCTGCATCAACGACGTGCTCTACCGCGTCGCCGCCGACGGCATGCTCTTCACGAAGCTGGAGTTCGACACCGTTCGCGACCGTGTCTCGGGCGTCGTGATGGACACGATGTTCGAGACCGTCGGCCTCGTGGCCCGCACGCTCACCGCGTTGCGGGCGGCAGAGAAGGCGGTCAAGTCGGCGACGAGCATGGCCCTGCTGCCCGCGCTCAGCGACGCGAAGGAGCAGATCGCCGGGCTCGTCTTCCCCGGCTTCGTCTCGCGAACCGGCCTCGAGCGACTGCGGCACGTGCCGCGCTACCTCGAGGGCGTCACAATGCGCGTGGGCAAGCTCGTCGACAACCCGGGGCGCGACCGGGTGTGGATGAACGAGGTGCAGACGGCGCTCTCGCGGTTCGCCGATGCGGGCGGCACGATTCCGCTGGCACCGGATGCCCCGGCGAACCTCGTTCGCGCGCGCTGGCTGATCGAGGAGCTGCGCATCAGCCTCTTCGCCCAAGAGCTGCGCGCCGCAGAGAGCGTGTCGCTGCAGCGCATCACGAAGCTTCTCGCGCAGCCGACCGCCTCGATAGGCTGA
- a CDS encoding DUF1684 domain-containing protein, producing MSESDFETEWRQWQETRWQAASAPHGTAALLHTHWLAAEATEFDGAPGRWRADGARIIGDSLPDRDTVHLAPGEEVEIDGVRLRGLDRDGSLALRVIDPDAPSRASLAGIEAYPPSLDRVVSGRFTPAAAGSTLDVTSVDGHESSAELGGTIDLEIDGVAVALTVTRDAFGLSAVLADATSGDESYRFRFLRVPEPDADGLVAVDFNRAFLPPCAFSDQYVCPLPPVGNRWPVALRAGERRATRHPVAGTGAGADELGESAA from the coding sequence ATGAGCGAGAGTGACTTCGAGACCGAGTGGCGGCAGTGGCAAGAGACGCGTTGGCAGGCGGCGTCGGCGCCGCACGGCACGGCCGCCCTCCTGCACACCCACTGGCTCGCCGCGGAGGCGACCGAGTTCGATGGCGCACCCGGTCGATGGCGGGCCGACGGCGCCCGGATCATCGGGGACTCGCTGCCCGATCGCGACACCGTGCACCTCGCCCCTGGTGAGGAGGTCGAGATCGACGGCGTCCGCCTGCGCGGGTTGGATCGCGACGGTTCCCTCGCCCTTCGCGTGATCGATCCGGATGCCCCGAGCCGCGCGAGCCTCGCCGGCATCGAGGCCTACCCGCCCTCCCTCGACCGTGTCGTGAGCGGCCGGTTCACACCGGCCGCAGCCGGATCGACGCTCGACGTCACCTCCGTCGACGGACACGAGTCGAGCGCCGAGTTGGGCGGAACGATCGACCTCGAGATCGACGGCGTCGCGGTCGCCCTGACCGTCACTCGCGATGCGTTCGGCCTCTCGGCGGTGCTCGCAGATGCCACGAGCGGTGACGAGAGCTACCGATTCCGGTTCCTCCGAGTGCCGGAGCCCGATGCCGACGGCCTCGTCGCCGTCGACTTCAACCGCGCCTTCCTGCCTCCCTGCGCCTTTTCCGACCAGTACGTCTGCCCGTTGCCGCCCGTCGGCAACCGCTGGCCGGTCGCGCTGCGCGCGGGGGAGCGGCGCGCCACGCGGCATCCCGTGGCCGGTACCGGTGCTGGCGCCGACGAACTCGGCGAGAGCGCGGCATGA
- a CDS encoding aldo/keto reductase: protein MTSVPRIQLNDGHSIPQLGFGVFKVDPNETVRIVSDALEIGYRHIDTARIYGNEAGVGAALAESGIPREELFITTKLWNDDQGTQSVLDAFDASLERLGLEYLDLYLIHWPTPANDRYVETWKTFEQLRESGRVRSIGVSNFLVPHLERLLAETDVVPAVDQIELHPAHQQPATTAFAEEHGIAIEAWGPLGQGKYPLFELPEVADAAAAHGKSPAQIVIRWHLQRGHIVFPKSNRRERMAENFDVFDFELSASEVEAITALEREGRVSSHPDEVN from the coding sequence ATGACCTCTGTTCCTCGCATTCAGCTCAACGACGGCCACTCGATCCCGCAGCTCGGTTTCGGTGTGTTCAAGGTCGATCCGAACGAGACGGTGCGCATCGTCAGCGATGCGCTCGAGATCGGGTACCGCCATATCGACACCGCGCGCATCTATGGCAACGAGGCCGGGGTGGGCGCCGCGCTCGCCGAGTCCGGCATCCCGCGCGAAGAGCTCTTCATCACGACCAAGCTGTGGAACGACGACCAGGGCACGCAGTCGGTGCTCGACGCATTCGACGCGAGCCTCGAACGGCTGGGGCTCGAGTACCTCGACCTCTACCTGATCCACTGGCCGACTCCGGCCAACGACCGGTACGTCGAGACGTGGAAGACCTTCGAGCAGCTGCGCGAGAGCGGCCGGGTGCGATCGATCGGCGTGTCGAACTTCCTGGTGCCGCACCTCGAGCGGCTGCTCGCCGAGACCGACGTGGTGCCCGCCGTCGACCAGATCGAACTGCACCCGGCCCATCAGCAGCCGGCGACCACGGCATTCGCCGAGGAGCACGGCATCGCGATCGAGGCATGGGGGCCGCTGGGCCAGGGCAAGTACCCGCTCTTCGAGCTGCCCGAGGTGGCAGACGCGGCGGCCGCGCACGGCAAGAGCCCCGCGCAGATCGTGATCCGCTGGCACCTGCAGCGCGGTCACATCGTCTTCCCGAAGTCGAATCGTCGCGAGCGCATGGCCGAGAACTTCGACGTCTTCGACTTCGAGCTGAGCGCCTCCGAGGTGGAGGCGATCACGGCGCTCGAGCGCGAGGGACGGGTGAGCTCGCACCCCGACGAGGTGAACTGA
- a CDS encoding thioredoxin domain-containing protein, translated as MASRLAEAVSPYLRAHAGNPVDWYPWGEEAFAAARERDVPVLISIGYATCHWCHVMARESFSDPAIARVLNEGFVAIKVDREEHPDVDSSYLAAASAFTRQLGWPLTVFATSDGRTFYAGTYFPPREMQGMPSFGQVLAAVTDAWRERRVQLDETADAVAAALAAASTAQTAGALPSREQLHGAVAELAAEEDRLHGGFGGAPKFPVAPVLAFLVAAGEPGRSLAARTMRLMGASPLRDPVDGGFFRYATKADWSDPHYERMLTDNALLLRVAAELARAEPADTAAAAISDGVAKFLVGRMQLPDGGFASAQDSESDIDGERNEGGYYRRDAGARVSLDPPALDQKVLTGWNGLAIGALARRGFIDGDEVSFAAARRAAELLLAQHVRCDGSLVRASLGGRASAAVATLEDTGMFAGGLLELAAASGESKYAVAARSLIDAAMAASSDEPVPFAAPGGGDPVLRASGLELPDDPAEGATPSGVTACADAAWRLYLLGAGEGYRTAAEQAMSSVAGLALARPLAFGGALELMARLAAPVVQLVTVIARRSAQGDSDDAEPGLIAATRLHEASLIAVVDDRQAQEFADAGFMLFEGRTTRAGAAAAYRCEAFVCALPVHDASSLRALGEQA; from the coding sequence ATGGCCAGCCGTCTCGCCGAAGCCGTGAGCCCGTATCTGCGCGCTCATGCGGGCAATCCGGTCGATTGGTACCCATGGGGCGAGGAGGCGTTCGCGGCGGCCCGCGAGCGCGATGTGCCAGTACTCATCTCGATCGGCTACGCCACGTGCCATTGGTGTCACGTCATGGCCCGCGAGAGTTTCAGCGACCCGGCGATCGCCCGCGTGCTGAACGAGGGCTTCGTCGCGATCAAGGTCGATCGCGAGGAGCACCCCGACGTCGACTCGAGCTACCTCGCAGCCGCCTCGGCGTTCACCCGTCAGCTGGGCTGGCCGCTGACCGTGTTCGCGACCTCCGACGGCCGCACCTTCTATGCCGGCACCTACTTTCCTCCCCGAGAGATGCAGGGGATGCCCTCGTTCGGGCAGGTCCTGGCGGCGGTGACGGACGCCTGGCGAGAGCGCCGGGTGCAGCTCGACGAAACGGCCGATGCCGTCGCAGCAGCATTGGCCGCGGCATCCACCGCCCAGACCGCCGGTGCGTTGCCGAGCCGCGAACAGTTGCATGGCGCCGTCGCCGAGCTCGCGGCCGAGGAGGATCGGCTGCACGGCGGTTTCGGGGGCGCGCCGAAGTTCCCGGTCGCGCCGGTGCTCGCCTTCCTCGTCGCAGCCGGCGAACCGGGGCGATCGCTCGCGGCGCGCACCATGCGACTCATGGGCGCCTCGCCGCTCCGCGACCCGGTGGACGGCGGGTTCTTCCGTTACGCGACGAAGGCGGACTGGAGCGACCCTCACTACGAGCGGATGCTGACCGACAACGCCCTGCTCCTCCGCGTCGCCGCAGAACTCGCACGGGCCGAACCCGCCGACACGGCAGCGGCGGCGATCTCCGACGGCGTTGCGAAGTTCCTCGTCGGGCGGATGCAACTGCCCGACGGCGGCTTCGCCAGCGCGCAGGACTCGGAGAGCGACATCGACGGTGAGCGCAACGAAGGCGGGTACTACCGGCGGGATGCCGGGGCCCGCGTGTCACTCGATCCGCCCGCTCTCGATCAGAAGGTGCTCACGGGGTGGAACGGGCTCGCCATCGGGGCGTTGGCCAGACGCGGCTTCATCGACGGCGACGAGGTGTCGTTCGCTGCCGCGAGGCGGGCTGCCGAGCTGCTATTGGCCCAGCATGTGCGTTGCGACGGTTCGCTCGTGCGCGCGTCGCTCGGCGGGCGGGCCTCGGCGGCCGTCGCGACACTCGAGGACACCGGCATGTTCGCCGGAGGGCTGCTCGAGCTCGCCGCCGCGTCCGGCGAGTCGAAGTACGCCGTGGCGGCGCGTTCCCTCATCGATGCGGCGATGGCGGCATCGAGCGATGAGCCGGTTCCCTTCGCTGCGCCGGGCGGCGGTGATCCGGTGCTGCGTGCCAGCGGCCTCGAACTGCCCGACGACCCCGCAGAGGGTGCCACGCCGTCGGGCGTCACGGCGTGCGCGGATGCCGCCTGGCGGCTGTACCTGCTGGGGGCGGGCGAGGGGTACCGCACAGCCGCCGAGCAGGCGATGTCGTCGGTCGCCGGTCTCGCGCTGGCCAGGCCTCTCGCCTTCGGCGGGGCGCTCGAGCTGATGGCTCGGCTCGCCGCGCCCGTCGTGCAACTCGTCACCGTCATCGCGCGTCGCAGTGCACAGGGCGATTCGGATGACGCGGAGCCAGGTCTCATCGCGGCGACGCGTCTGCACGAGGCATCCCTCATCGCGGTCGTCGACGACCGGCAGGCCCAGGAGTTCGCCGATGCCGGATTCATGCTGTTCGAGGGGCGCACCACGCGCGCCGGCGCTGCGGCGGCCTATCGGTGCGAGGCGTTCGTCTGCGCGCTGCCCGTTCACGATGCCTCATCACTTCGTGCGCTCGGCGAGCAGGCGTGA
- a CDS encoding DUF3054 domain-containing protein, whose product MSGRARSGAGVVATAAILDAVLVVLFVSIGRRSHAEGLDVVGIAGTAWPFLIALAAGWAAARAWRHPLDVWPSGVVVWAVTVAGGMLLRVVSGQGTAFAFVVVATLTLAALLLGWRLIARLVTRRSRARSGHTAGADSA is encoded by the coding sequence ATGAGCGGTCGAGCACGAAGCGGAGCGGGCGTCGTCGCGACCGCGGCCATCCTCGACGCGGTGCTCGTGGTGCTCTTCGTCTCGATCGGCCGACGAAGCCACGCCGAGGGACTGGACGTCGTGGGCATCGCCGGCACCGCATGGCCGTTCCTCATCGCACTCGCGGCGGGCTGGGCCGCGGCGCGCGCCTGGCGGCACCCACTCGACGTGTGGCCGAGCGGCGTCGTCGTGTGGGCGGTGACAGTGGCCGGCGGCATGCTGCTGCGGGTCGTGAGCGGCCAGGGCACGGCCTTCGCGTTCGTGGTGGTTGCGACGCTGACGCTCGCCGCGCTCCTTCTCGGCTGGCGACTCATCGCGCGGCTCGTGACGCGCCGTTCCCGTGCGCGCAGCGGCCACACGGCCGGGGCCGACTCGGCATGA
- the pnuC gene encoding nicotinamide riboside transporter PnuC — translation MNPIEWLFDAQLVIGDQVILWREIVGNLFGLASALGGLRRKVWAWPVGIVGNALLFTVFLGAVFDTPNPVNLLGQAGRQLMFIGVSIYGWVRWSQHRHVSSSAVEPRWASARARILLGVALLGGTVVLTPVFRALGSFEPVWADAWIFMGSLLATWGMAKGWTEFWLIWVAVDIVGVPLLVSAGYYASALLYVFYGIFTIFGFITWMRVQRLTSETGPDRVPTTPPS, via the coding sequence ATGAATCCGATCGAGTGGCTGTTCGACGCCCAGCTCGTGATCGGCGACCAGGTGATCCTGTGGCGCGAGATCGTCGGCAACCTCTTCGGACTCGCGAGCGCGCTCGGCGGACTGCGGCGCAAGGTCTGGGCGTGGCCCGTCGGCATCGTGGGCAATGCGCTGCTCTTCACGGTCTTCCTCGGAGCGGTCTTCGACACCCCGAACCCCGTGAACCTGCTCGGCCAGGCCGGGCGGCAGCTGATGTTCATCGGCGTCTCGATCTACGGCTGGGTGCGATGGTCGCAGCACCGTCACGTGAGCTCGTCGGCGGTCGAACCGCGGTGGGCGAGCGCCCGGGCCCGCATCCTGCTCGGCGTCGCACTGCTCGGCGGCACGGTCGTCTTGACCCCCGTCTTCCGCGCTCTCGGCTCGTTCGAACCGGTGTGGGCCGACGCGTGGATCTTCATGGGCTCGTTGCTCGCCACCTGGGGCATGGCGAAGGGGTGGACCGAGTTCTGGCTCATCTGGGTCGCCGTCGACATCGTGGGGGTGCCGCTGCTCGTCAGCGCGGGCTACTACGCGTCTGCCCTGCTCTACGTCTTCTACGGCATCTTCACGATCTTCGGCTTCATCACCTGGATGCGCGTGCAACGTCTCACCAGCGAGACGGGACCCGATCGAGTACCGACCACACCGCCGAGCTGA